Proteins encoded in a region of the Stieleria neptunia genome:
- a CDS encoding DUF6876 family protein: MQKLTQHELNQFIGDLVRYRHPLNRKVIYTPGVKYVAEKGEAYWLIDAIASWIGSEVFTEAASKDCRIEYMHFWTLTVGDDGTATLYAKADSPDEAFIVQTIPFTDFPMSSIDIWAGFDGEHWTLYLPSEH, translated from the coding sequence ATGCAAAAACTTACTCAACATGAACTCAATCAATTCATCGGCGACTTAGTTCGCTACCGGCATCCACTCAATCGCAAGGTGATCTATACACCGGGCGTGAAATACGTGGCCGAAAAAGGTGAAGCGTACTGGCTGATCGATGCAATTGCGTCTTGGATCGGATCCGAAGTTTTCACCGAAGCGGCGTCAAAAGACTGCCGAATCGAATACATGCACTTTTGGACCCTGACCGTCGGCGACGACGGCACCGCCACGCTGTATGCGAAAGCGGACAGTCCGGATGAAGCATTCATCGTTCAGACAATTCCGTTCACCGACTTTCCGATGAGCTCGATCGACATTTGGGCAGGATTCGACGGCGAACACTGGACGCTGTACTTGCCGAGCGAACATTGA
- a CDS encoding toprim domain-containing protein, whose translation MVVCETAVDMLSLATVEGTENRRFFSTSGQFSSHQAECLRSAVKNMPSGATKVLLAFDHDDGGRQLASQIRDVIQNCPIEVVDYFPAEQGMDWNDVLRQTLSTGKSRLTPTL comes from the coding sequence ATGGTGGTTTGTGAAACGGCGGTCGATATGCTTAGTCTGGCAACCGTTGAAGGGACTGAAAACCGACGCTTCTTCAGCACGTCTGGCCAATTCAGCAGCCACCAAGCCGAATGCCTTCGATCGGCTGTGAAGAACATGCCATCTGGGGCGACCAAGGTTTTGCTGGCGTTTGACCACGATGATGGTGGTCGTCAGTTGGCGTCCCAAATTCGGGACGTTATTCAAAACTGCCCAATCGAGGTCGTGGACTATTTCCCGGCGGAGCAAGGGATGGATTGGAATGACGTCCTGCGGCAGACTCTCTCCACAGGCAAAAGTCGTCTTACACCGACGTTGTGA
- a CDS encoding recombinase family protein → MSDEHGQSMNKQIAVYCRVSSKTQDTASQKPDLERWINAFAPNAPVKWYEDQFSGRTMDRPGWSRLMQDIDAGRIDRIVVWRLDRLGRTARGLTALFDELPRRGIGLVSVKDGLDFDTAAGRLMANVLASVAQYETEIRAERVRAGQQKARKRGKTWGGSEPGRLLFLSSDQVETILHLHDQGKPKAAIARACGVSRPTVYRILCQNDAP, encoded by the coding sequence ATGTCGGACGAGCATGGTCAATCAATGAACAAGCAGATTGCCGTTTACTGTCGCGTCAGCTCGAAAACGCAAGACACCGCAAGCCAGAAACCGGATCTTGAACGATGGATCAATGCTTTCGCCCCCAACGCTCCCGTGAAGTGGTACGAAGATCAGTTTTCGGGACGCACAATGGATCGACCGGGATGGAGTCGGCTGATGCAGGATATCGATGCCGGTCGGATTGACAGAATTGTTGTTTGGCGGCTCGATCGGCTCGGTCGCACCGCCAGAGGTTTAACCGCCCTCTTCGATGAGCTGCCCCGGCGCGGTATTGGTTTGGTGTCAGTCAAAGATGGTCTTGATTTCGACACTGCGGCAGGGCGTCTGATGGCCAACGTGCTTGCAAGTGTGGCTCAGTACGAAACGGAAATTCGCGCTGAGCGTGTTCGCGCCGGACAACAAAAAGCCCGCAAACGAGGCAAGACTTGGGGCGGCTCTGAACCCGGACGCCTGCTGTTCCTTTCGAGCGATCAAGTGGAAACCATTCTGCATCTTCATGATCAGGGCAAACCCAAAGCCGCGATCGCCCGCGCCTGCGGTGTCAGTCGTCCAACGGTCTATCGAATTCTCTGCCAGAACGATGCACCGTAA
- a CDS encoding replication initiator protein A, with protein MCKNTNLCLGWEITQKTGKGGRKHKVLDFVAEAFDYRKMTNVCQTTRAPLLPDRYPVGDLFICDVTDAIPKDDLHSMEHPIFSLSTKPDTRVREYEHNGVRITVTPSSLGLASIHDKDILIYCISQLIAKINDGHEPKRTLHLTAHDLLVTTNRTTDGRGYEQLVAALDRLSGTRIKTNLKSGGEEITEGFGLIDSWRIVRHTKSGRMSEMRINLSDWIFNAVNAREVLTLSREYFRLRRPLERRMYELARKHCGRQAEWTVSLELLRKKCGSGSTMKEFRRLVRRVVEDDCENDHMPDYRVRLEERGDGKSELVVFQSRGTIPAIGISGKKVVIPELDPDIYHDARLVCPGWDVRELEKQWREWIEASGAEPPRNADAAFVGFCRRWASRR; from the coding sequence GTGTGCAAAAACACGAATCTGTGTCTCGGGTGGGAGATCACACAAAAAACCGGCAAGGGTGGGCGAAAACACAAAGTACTTGACTTCGTCGCCGAAGCGTTTGACTATCGGAAGATGACAAACGTATGCCAAACGACGCGGGCGCCGTTGCTACCTGATCGATACCCGGTCGGGGACCTGTTTATCTGTGATGTCACCGATGCGATCCCGAAGGATGACCTTCATTCGATGGAGCATCCGATCTTTAGCTTGTCAACAAAGCCAGACACGCGGGTGCGCGAATACGAACACAACGGCGTTCGCATTACGGTGACGCCGAGCAGCCTGGGGCTGGCAAGCATCCACGACAAAGACATTCTGATTTACTGCATCAGTCAACTCATCGCGAAGATCAACGACGGGCACGAACCCAAACGCACCTTGCACCTGACCGCGCATGACTTGCTCGTCACAACCAATCGAACGACGGATGGTAGAGGATACGAACAGTTGGTCGCAGCGTTGGATCGGTTGAGCGGTACGCGAATCAAGACGAATTTGAAATCGGGCGGCGAGGAAATTACCGAAGGTTTTGGATTGATCGATAGCTGGCGCATTGTTCGCCACACAAAATCGGGACGCATGTCGGAGATGCGTATCAACCTTTCAGACTGGATCTTCAATGCGGTGAACGCCCGCGAGGTGCTCACGCTGAGCCGCGAGTACTTCAGACTAAGACGCCCGCTTGAACGTCGGATGTATGAGTTGGCAAGAAAACATTGTGGCCGACAAGCTGAGTGGACCGTCTCCCTTGAATTGCTTCGTAAAAAGTGCGGATCGGGCAGCACAATGAAGGAGTTCAGACGTTTGGTGCGGCGCGTCGTTGAAGACGACTGCGAAAATGACCACATGCCCGACTACCGGGTGAGGCTAGAAGAGCGGGGCGACGGGAAAAGTGAGCTGGTGGTCTTCCAAAGCAGGGGAACGATTCCGGCGATCGGCATAAGTGGAAAAAAAGTTGTCATTCCCGAGCTCGACCCAGATATCTACCACGATGCCCGGCTCGTCTGCCCCGGCTGGGACGTCAGAGAGCTCGAAAAGCAATGGAGGGAATGGATCGAAGCCTCCGGTGCCGAGCCACCGCGAAATGCAGACGCAGCATTTGTAGGGTTTTGCCGCCGATGGGCATCCCGTCGTTGA
- a CDS encoding serine/threonine protein kinase encodes MDWMIPYGRRPTRADLEDSCRGISEEKLEAIIERLGPLVLPSRIGTIQIKKDLTGSRNIRDIPVVQQAQGYDDATEQTVFVKFERSDSRRTLQNEIEIFAHIREKNVGGIPRYITDKSNGAWDSLVLGFLEGHNLRQLKTQFTKTKDIVLLGLQVSKILAEIHSAGVVHGDVAPQNIFVASEHHLKVLQIRNPHYTIVDFGNSRRIGVEMDTGGGTSGFQSPEQLDAQSLDYRSDVFSFGVVLGWLLTGVDFANEVKFREAVQSSGCDPAVHSIISRSTLMKRDSRFNDMGAVHQEFVALRNRIEQKKHRRRAQLISCALGMLIAAVSVLAWKVRSLSEEKRRNDAKMRVVVNDTDALADLVGADLLIQHALKVRDAFDLGSEVSAADLDQLLPHESGERIRALLSADLLVPHILNRQAWKLNQSAATYLVESGYVKAANEFARAAEVADAPTTRSLNVQNATACYFAAGKPMLAISLLDRELDRTIANSFAEKANRFELLMLLSFICFHDEKIERAEQEFAEAEAVLQGLISSHDHRNAVDIEFAKAALLSLRFRFAYAEGDTQLSEQALSGMIEIRERVGHIKPGEPLFCRVLKIDREISFVYALLDKIRLLSAHVRRVVNAIREASKELPDDWVAIETARHQCYYVYAASNAQYKEGTTDAAELEIKECATSILKLHQCTSNTLRLEVACLLLYGAVLERHPGRSSELVDLVEACSNRCNQLRRSSDVSLVMTVSERDPGSFAILEVGASRISVIDQYLSVLPLLREAAIRSMLLQNAELSPKAREILTVGAGHDRFDSEKVAEIVICSVALREFANAQQLGEGLHRSVKLALQVAPNCAAHEIYGHMFNKLIQHLFVAGDEDRVKPGRHRSALGLWYAFFLSAQMSWKDADIRSDVRTKEGLLRSAVYSSANNFAWVAALYPNATEPQLNAALDFAEECCRFTNYADENLLETLAICQHKAGYIDEARKTWESIRSLRQIQMEKAK; translated from the coding sequence ATGGATTGGATGATCCCCTACGGGAGACGCCCCACGCGTGCAGATTTAGAAGATTCTTGCAGGGGAATCAGCGAAGAAAAGCTTGAGGCAATTATCGAGCGGCTAGGGCCGCTGGTTCTCCCGTCGAGAATCGGCACAATACAGATTAAGAAAGACTTAACTGGAAGCAGGAACATTAGAGACATCCCAGTAGTTCAGCAAGCGCAAGGGTACGATGACGCTACAGAACAGACCGTGTTCGTTAAATTTGAACGCTCCGATTCGCGCCGAACACTCCAGAATGAAATTGAAATATTTGCACACATTCGCGAAAAGAATGTCGGCGGAATTCCGCGGTACATCACAGATAAAAGCAATGGGGCCTGGGATTCCCTTGTTCTGGGTTTTCTTGAGGGCCACAACCTTCGACAGCTGAAGACACAATTTACAAAAACAAAGGATATCGTTTTATTGGGATTGCAAGTATCCAAGATCCTTGCAGAGATCCACAGCGCGGGGGTCGTTCATGGCGATGTGGCCCCGCAGAACATATTTGTGGCTTCAGAACATCACTTGAAAGTGCTTCAAATCCGAAACCCTCACTACACGATTGTAGATTTTGGAAACTCGCGCCGAATTGGTGTCGAGATGGACACCGGAGGCGGAACGTCCGGATTCCAATCGCCTGAGCAATTGGACGCACAGTCCCTCGACTACCGTTCGGATGTTTTTTCCTTCGGAGTAGTTCTCGGCTGGCTACTTACGGGGGTTGACTTCGCAAACGAAGTAAAATTCCGCGAGGCGGTGCAATCTTCAGGATGCGATCCGGCAGTCCACAGCATCATTTCGAGATCGACACTCATGAAAAGAGACAGTCGATTCAATGACATGGGCGCAGTTCATCAGGAATTTGTTGCACTACGCAATCGGATCGAGCAAAAGAAACACCGACGTAGGGCACAGCTTATTAGCTGTGCTTTGGGAATGCTCATCGCCGCAGTCAGTGTTCTCGCTTGGAAAGTTCGGTCGCTTTCAGAAGAGAAACGCAGGAATGACGCAAAGATGCGAGTTGTCGTCAATGACACTGATGCTCTCGCTGATTTGGTGGGGGCAGATCTATTGATTCAACATGCGCTGAAGGTGCGTGACGCTTTCGATCTCGGCAGCGAAGTGAGTGCCGCTGACCTAGATCAGCTGTTGCCACATGAAAGCGGCGAGCGCATCCGAGCATTGCTTTCGGCCGACCTTCTTGTTCCGCACATTCTTAATCGGCAGGCGTGGAAGCTCAACCAATCCGCTGCAACATATCTTGTTGAATCCGGCTATGTCAAAGCGGCAAATGAGTTTGCACGAGCCGCGGAGGTTGCAGATGCGCCGACGACGCGGAGCCTGAATGTTCAAAATGCGACGGCGTGCTACTTTGCTGCCGGAAAGCCTATGCTGGCTATATCACTATTGGATAGAGAACTGGATCGAACCATTGCGAATTCGTTCGCCGAGAAAGCGAATCGTTTCGAGTTGCTCATGCTACTGTCTTTTATTTGTTTCCACGACGAGAAAATTGAAAGGGCTGAACAAGAATTCGCTGAAGCAGAGGCGGTTCTCCAAGGGTTGATTTCCTCTCATGACCACAGAAACGCAGTTGATATAGAGTTTGCCAAAGCGGCATTGCTTTCACTTCGCTTTCGCTTCGCTTACGCAGAAGGTGACACACAGCTATCAGAGCAAGCACTGTCAGGTATGATAGAAATCCGGGAAAGGGTTGGTCACATCAAGCCAGGGGAGCCTCTCTTTTGCCGCGTACTGAAGATTGATCGCGAGATCAGTTTTGTGTACGCATTGCTCGATAAGATCCGTTTGCTATCAGCGCATGTGCGTCGCGTGGTCAATGCAATACGAGAGGCAAGCAAGGAATTGCCGGACGATTGGGTTGCTATTGAAACCGCAAGGCATCAATGCTACTACGTTTATGCAGCCAGCAATGCGCAGTATAAAGAGGGGACGACTGATGCAGCTGAGTTGGAGATAAAGGAATGCGCGACATCGATTCTAAAATTGCATCAATGCACAAGCAATACGCTACGTCTGGAAGTGGCGTGCTTGCTGTTGTACGGCGCCGTGCTCGAACGGCATCCAGGCAGATCCAGCGAGCTGGTTGATCTTGTCGAAGCGTGCAGCAACAGATGCAATCAACTTAGGAGGTCAAGTGATGTTTCCTTGGTAATGACTGTCAGCGAGCGTGACCCAGGTTCTTTCGCGATTTTAGAAGTAGGTGCATCGCGCATTTCCGTGATCGATCAGTATCTCTCAGTTCTTCCTTTGTTGAGGGAAGCGGCGATTAGATCTATGCTCCTGCAGAATGCAGAGCTGAGTCCAAAAGCTAGAGAGATATTGACCGTGGGTGCCGGCCATGATCGATTTGACTCGGAGAAAGTTGCCGAGATAGTTATTTGCTCAGTCGCTCTACGGGAGTTTGCGAATGCGCAGCAATTAGGAGAAGGCTTGCACCGCTCGGTTAAGCTCGCCCTGCAGGTTGCGCCAAATTGCGCAGCGCATGAAATTTACGGCCATATGTTTAATAAGCTGATCCAGCACCTCTTCGTTGCTGGCGACGAAGACCGGGTTAAGCCAGGACGCCATCGCTCGGCGCTCGGTTTATGGTATGCCTTTTTTTTGTCCGCCCAGATGTCGTGGAAGGACGCGGACATCCGGAGTGACGTGCGAACAAAAGAAGGACTTCTACGTTCTGCCGTATACAGTTCTGCCAATAACTTTGCGTGGGTTGCCGCTTTGTACCCCAACGCAACTGAGCCACAGCTAAATGCTGCTTTGGACTTTGCAGAAGAATGTTGCCGGTTCACTAACTATGCCGACGAGAACTTACTTGAAACCTTAGCCATTTGTCAACATAAGGCGGGATATATCGATGAAGCACGTAAAACGTGGGAGTCGATTCGCAGTTTGCGACAAATACAAATGGAGAAAGCTAAGTGA